The Microbacterium natoriense genomic interval ACACGCTGCGCGCCGCCTGCCAGGGCACGATCTCGTCGATGCCGAGCTCGCACGCGGCCTGCACCGCCAGTTCGTCGCGATCGCCTTTCGCGAGGGCCTGCGCGAGCACGAGACGCGGCTCCGGCATCGCGTGCACGACACGCTGCGCGATGCGCACGTCCACGCGGGACGGTGCGACCTCCTCGGCGACACCCGTGAGCCAGACTCCTCGCCCGTCTCCCACGGTGACGGCTTCTCCGACCCGCAGACGCCTGACCACGGCGGCGTGCTTGGCCTCGGCGCCTGTCAGCGACACGATGTCGCCGGCATCGGAGTCGGTCGACGACTCGACCAGGAAGTGCAGCGTCATCGTCAGTGCGAACGGAAGCGGTCGCGGAGCTTCGAGAACAGCCCCTGCTGGAACTGCGCCAGCTGAGGGGCGGGCGCCTTCGTCTTCTTCGCGAAGTCCTCGATGAGCTTGCGCTGCGCAGCGTCGATCCTGGTCGGCGTGACGACCTGCACACCGACGCGGAGATCGCCGCGCTGCGTGCCGCGCAGGGGGGTGATGCCGCGGCCCTTGATCGTGAGCACGTCGCCGGATTGCACTCCGGAGCGGATCTCGAGGTCGACCTCGCCGTCGAGACCCTGAATCGTGGTCTCGGTGCCGAGGATCGCATCGGTCATCGACACCTCGAGCGTCGCCAGCAGATCGTCGCCGTCGCGGCTGAACGCGGGGTGGGGGTTCACGGTCACCTCGACGTAGAGGTCACCGTTGGGGCCGCCGGCCTTGCCGACCTCGCCGGAGCCCGGGAGCTGCAGCCGCAGCCCCGTCTCGACGCCGGCCGGGATGTCGAGCGACACCGTGCGGCGCGAACGCACACGACCCTGCCCTGCACAGGTGCCGCAGGGGTACGGGATCGTCGTTCCGTAGCCCTCGCAGGAACCGCAGGGCTGGGAGGTGACGACGTTGCCCAGAAGACTCCGAACCTGCCGCTGGACGTGGCCCGAGCCGCCGCAGATGTCGCAGGTGACGGGCGAGGTGCCCTCCTGGCAGCACGATCCCTGACACGTCTCGCAGAGCACTGCCGTGTCGACCTCGATGTCGCGATGAGCGCCGAAGACGACGTCGTCGAGTTCGAGGGTCACGCGCACCAGCGCGTCCTGGCCGCGCTCGCGACGCGATCGCGGCCGGGCGCGTCCGCCGCCCTGTGATGCTCCGAAGAACGTCTCGAAGATGTCGCCGAATCCGCCGAACCCGCCGAAGTTCGCCGAGGCCCCATCACCGCCGCCCATGTCGTAGCGTCGGCGCGAGTCCTCGTCGCTCAGCACGTCATAGGCGTGCGTGACGAGCTTGAACTGCTCTGCCGCGTCATCGCCCGGGTTCACATCGGGGTGCAGCTGACGCGCGAGCCGCCGATAGGCCTTCTTGATCTCATCGAGGGAAGCGTCCCGGGACACCCCGAGAACCTCATAGTGGTCCGCCACGATCGCCTTTCTGCGTGTGTCTTCGTGCGCGCCGCGTCAGCGGCCCGCCTCGTCTTCGTCGAGCATCCGCGACAGATAGCGGGCCACGGCCCGTGCCGCCGCGAGGTTGCTCGGATAGTCCATGCGCGTGGGCCCCATCACGCCGACCCGCGCCGTGCCGCCGGGGGCGGCGTAGTCGCTGGCCACGATCGACGCCTCACCGAGTCCGAACGGCGCGTTCTCGGTGCCGATGCTGGCCGACAGCCCATGGGCATCGGCCTCCATCTCGCTCATCAGTCTCAGGAGCGTCACCTGCTCCTCGATCGCCTCGAGGAGAGGATGGATGCTGCCGCGGAAGTCCTGCCCGCGGCGGGCGAGCGTCGCCGCTCCTGCCATCACCAGCCGCTCCTGACGGAACTCCCCCAGCTCATCGATCACGACGCTCGACAGTGTGCGCAGCACGGCGTCCTTCGTCATGTCGTCGTCGAGGAGCCCTTGCAGACGCTCGGCGGCCTCGCTCACCGCCCGCCCCGTGATCATGGCCGACAGACGCGCGCGCAGCACGGCCAGATCCGACTCGTCCACCATCTCCGGCAACGCCGTGACCCGCTGCGAGACCCCGCCGGCGTCGGTCACCAGAACGATCAGCATGCGGTTCGGAGCGAGCAGCACCAGTTCGAGGTGCGTGACGTGGGCCCGCGCGAAGGAGGGATACTGCGCGAGCGCCACCTGGCCGGTGAGCTGGGTGAGCACACGAACGGTGCGGGCCATCAGGTCGTCGAGATCGGCGGGGTCCGTGAGGAAGGACTCGATCGCGGTTCGCTGCGCCACCGTGAGCGGGCGCAGCTGTGCCAGGTGGTTGACGAAGACGCGGTAGCCCTTGTCCGTGGGCACACGCCCGGAGGACGTGTGCGGTGCGGTGATCAGCTCCTCGTCTTCGAGCAGCGCCATGTCGTTGCGGATCGTCGCCGCGGAGACTCCGAAGGAATATCGATCCACGATCGAACGGCTGCCGACGGGTTCGTGCGTCTCGACGTAGTCCTGCACGATCGCCCGGAGCACCTGAAGGCCTCGTTCACTGACCATCGCATCCCTCCCGTCTGGCACTCTGACACCTAGAGTGCCAATCCTAACGCGTACACCTTAGGATGGCGCTCATGCCAGCGCCGTGCACAGTCTCCCTCTCCTCCGGCGCGGTCCGGGGAACGGCCGAGGCGGGCATCCGCCGCTTCCTCGGCATCCCGTACGCGGCCGCGCCGTTCGGCGACAACCGATTCCGCGCGCCTCAACCCGTGCAGTCGTGGAAGGACGAACGGGACGCCACGGCATTCGGGGCGACCTCGCCGCAGCTCCCCTACCCCGGCGCGATCGGCGAGCTGCTCGGGTCCGTGCGCATCGAAGGCGACGAGATCCTCACCGCGAACGTGTGGGCGCCGACCGATGCGTCGGCTGCTCCGGTGCTGCTGTGGATCCACGGCGGCGCGCTGGAGCGGGGCGCATCCGCCATCCCGCTGTACGACGGCGAGGCGTTCGCGCGCGCCGGCATCGTCTTCGTGTCGATCAACTACCGCCTGGGCTCCGAAGGCTTCTCGGTCCTCGAAGGCGCACCCCGCAACCTCGGGCTGCAGGATGCCGCAGCCGCTCTGGAGTGGGTGCATGCGGAGATCGGCGCCTTCGGCGGTGACCCCGGGCAGATCACCGCGATGGGCGAATCGGCCGGAGGCGCCATCGTGGCGGGCCTGCTCGCACGCCCCTCTTCGCGCGCCCTGATCGCACGCGCGATCATCGAGTCGGGTCCGCTCGAGGCGCAGAGCGCCGGCCGAGCAGGTCGCGTCACCGCGCAATTGGCCAAGCGTCTCGGGATCGCCGCCGACCGCCGTTCCTTCGCCGGTGTCGCACCGGATCAGCTGCTGGAAGCGCGTCGCGACCAGGCCGCCGGCTCGTCGCCTCTCGGTGGAGCCCCAGGCTTCCAGTTCGCGATCGATCCGGAGAGCCTGCCCCATTCGCCGCACGAGGTGCTGGGCGAGATCGACACGCCTCTGCTGATCGGCAGCAACACCGACGAGTACCGACTGTGGTTCGCTCCCGCAGCGCTCGCCGCCATCCGTCCAGTGAAGCTGCTGCTGGCATGCCTGGCCCTGCGCATCCCCCGGCGCGCCGTCGCGGCCTATCGGGCGGAGTTCCCCGGCGCGTCCACCGGGGAGATCTTCGGTCAGCTCGCGACCGACATCATGCTGC includes:
- the hrcA gene encoding heat-inducible transcriptional repressor HrcA; the encoded protein is MVSERGLQVLRAIVQDYVETHEPVGSRSIVDRYSFGVSAATIRNDMALLEDEELITAPHTSSGRVPTDKGYRVFVNHLAQLRPLTVAQRTAIESFLTDPADLDDLMARTVRVLTQLTGQVALAQYPSFARAHVTHLELVLLAPNRMLIVLVTDAGGVSQRVTALPEMVDESDLAVLRARLSAMITGRAVSEAAERLQGLLDDDMTKDAVLRTLSSVVIDELGEFRQERLVMAGAATLARRGQDFRGSIHPLLEAIEEQVTLLRLMSEMEADAHGLSASIGTENAPFGLGEASIVASDYAAPGGTARVGVMGPTRMDYPSNLAAARAVARYLSRMLDEDEAGR
- the dnaJ gene encoding molecular chaperone DnaJ, whose translation is MADHYEVLGVSRDASLDEIKKAYRRLARQLHPDVNPGDDAAEQFKLVTHAYDVLSDEDSRRRYDMGGGDGASANFGGFGGFGDIFETFFGASQGGGRARPRSRRERGQDALVRVTLELDDVVFGAHRDIEVDTAVLCETCQGSCCQEGTSPVTCDICGGSGHVQRQVRSLLGNVVTSQPCGSCEGYGTTIPYPCGTCAGQGRVRSRRTVSLDIPAGVETGLRLQLPGSGEVGKAGGPNGDLYVEVTVNPHPAFSRDGDDLLATLEVSMTDAILGTETTIQGLDGEVDLEIRSGVQSGDVLTIKGRGITPLRGTQRGDLRVGVQVVTPTRIDAAQRKLIEDFAKKTKAPAPQLAQFQQGLFSKLRDRFRSH
- a CDS encoding carboxylesterase/lipase family protein, yielding MPAPCTVSLSSGAVRGTAEAGIRRFLGIPYAAAPFGDNRFRAPQPVQSWKDERDATAFGATSPQLPYPGAIGELLGSVRIEGDEILTANVWAPTDASAAPVLLWIHGGALERGASAIPLYDGEAFARAGIVFVSINYRLGSEGFSVLEGAPRNLGLQDAAAALEWVHAEIGAFGGDPGQITAMGESAGGAIVAGLLARPSSRALIARAIIESGPLEAQSAGRAGRVTAQLAKRLGIAADRRSFAGVAPDQLLEARRDQAAGSSPLGGAPGFQFAIDPESLPHSPHEVLGEIDTPLLIGSNTDEYRLWFAPAALAAIRPVKLLLACLALRIPRRAVAAYRAEFPGASTGEIFGQLATDIMLRAPLSRVARARTAPTHVYEFAWRSPVRDLRAAHALELGFVFDRLVDEEAQRLAGPDAPRELATEMHASWISFVKTGDPGWPVYGPDRLTRLFDTVSTTVPQRRTTAMDLLP